One window from the genome of Nitrospira defluvii encodes:
- a CDS encoding HAD family hydrolase, translating to MAEPTVVVLFDVDNTLLDNDRIAADLTQHLDEEIGTRGERQYWAIFEELREQLGYVDYLGALQRYRQAYPRDPHLLTLSRFLLNYPFAERLFPQACAVVRHAAEWSRPVILSDGDVVFQPRKIDRSGLYEAVEGNVLIYIHKERELDDVEQRYPADHYVLVDDKLRILTAVKAYWGERVTTVFPRQGHYATDPDVLGTFPSADLSIDRIGDLLNINQAALLDAARRR from the coding sequence ATGGCGGAACCAACGGTGGTCGTGCTCTTCGATGTCGACAACACGCTGCTGGACAATGACCGGATCGCGGCCGACCTCACGCAACATTTAGATGAGGAAATCGGGACCAGGGGAGAGCGGCAGTACTGGGCGATCTTTGAAGAATTGCGGGAACAGCTGGGGTACGTGGACTATCTCGGCGCCCTTCAGCGGTATCGGCAGGCCTATCCGCGCGACCCGCATCTGCTCACGCTCTCACGGTTTCTGCTCAACTATCCCTTCGCCGAACGGTTGTTTCCGCAGGCTTGCGCGGTGGTGCGGCACGCGGCGGAGTGGAGCAGGCCGGTCATCCTGTCGGACGGCGACGTGGTGTTTCAGCCGCGCAAGATCGATCGATCCGGATTGTATGAGGCGGTGGAGGGCAATGTCCTGATCTATATCCACAAGGAGCGGGAACTGGATGATGTCGAGCAGCGCTATCCCGCCGACCACTATGTCCTGGTCGACGACAAGTTACGCATTCTCACGGCGGTGAAGGCCTATTGGGGAGAACGGGTCACGACGGTGTTTCCGCGCCAGGGCCACTACGCCACCGACCCGGATGTGTTGGGGACCTTTCCGTCCGCTGACCTGTCGATCGATCGCATCGGGGACCTGTTGAATATCAATCAAGCGGCGCTGCTCGACGCGGCGCGACGGCGCTGA
- a CDS encoding phosphoketolase family protein, with protein MNQTTPVSQPLSPEMVERIHAYWRAANYLSVGQIYLYDNPLLKQPLKREHIKPRLLGHWGTTPGLNFIYVHLNRIIKERNLSVLYVAGPGHGGPGLVANVYLEGTYSEVYPNISQDEAGLQRLFKQFSFPGGIPSHVAPETPGSIHEGGELGYSLAHAYGAAFDHPELLVACVIGDGEAETGPLAGSWHGNKFLNPVHDGAVLPILHLNGYKIAGPTVLSRMPPDELESLLIGYGHQPFFVEGDDPATMHRLMASTLDEIVATIGRIQQEARTKGFTTRPRWPMIVLRSPKGWTGPKVVDGKQTEGSFRSHQVPMGDMAKPGHVEQLEAWLKSYKPEELFDASGKLVPELASLAPTGERRMGAIACANGGSILRDLHLPDFRQYAVPVGKPGADEAEATRVQGLFLRDVLKQNAHNFRIFGPDETASNRWGAVFEVSDRCSMEQILQSDEHVAHDGRVMEILSEHLCQGWLEGYLLTGRHGFMNCYEAFIHIVDSMFNQHAKWLKTSLAIPWRRPIASLNYLLTSHVWRQDHNGFSHQDPGFIDHVVNKKAEVIRVYLPPDANTLLSITDRCLRSRDCVNVVVAGKQPAPQWLDMESAILHCTAGIGIWEWASNDRGSDPDVVMACCGDVPTMETLAAVEILRIAQPNLKVRVVNVVDLMKLQPASEHPHGLSDKEFDALFTTDKPIIFAFHGYPWLIHRLTYRRTNHHNLHVRGYKEEGTTTTPFDMVVLNDLDRFHLVSDVVDRVPQLGARAAYLKQEMRDKRMQHKQYIELHGADMPEIRNWKWSGKR; from the coding sequence ATGAACCAGACGACGCCGGTCAGTCAGCCACTCAGCCCCGAGATGGTGGAGCGAATCCATGCCTATTGGCGTGCGGCGAACTATCTATCCGTCGGCCAGATCTATCTGTATGACAATCCCCTCTTAAAGCAGCCGTTGAAGCGGGAGCATATCAAGCCACGCCTGCTCGGCCATTGGGGGACGACGCCGGGTCTGAATTTTATCTATGTCCATCTCAATCGCATCATCAAGGAACGGAACCTCTCGGTTCTGTATGTTGCGGGTCCCGGGCACGGCGGTCCCGGTCTCGTGGCGAATGTGTATCTCGAGGGGACGTATAGCGAGGTCTATCCAAACATTTCGCAGGATGAGGCCGGGCTGCAGCGGCTGTTCAAACAGTTTTCCTTCCCCGGCGGCATTCCGAGCCATGTCGCGCCCGAAACGCCCGGTTCGATACACGAAGGCGGCGAGTTGGGGTATTCCCTGGCCCATGCCTATGGCGCGGCCTTCGACCACCCGGAGTTGCTCGTGGCCTGCGTGATCGGCGACGGGGAAGCGGAAACCGGACCGCTGGCCGGGAGCTGGCACGGAAACAAGTTTCTGAATCCCGTGCATGACGGCGCCGTGCTGCCCATTCTCCATTTGAACGGGTACAAGATCGCCGGGCCGACCGTCTTGTCACGCATGCCGCCGGATGAACTGGAGTCGCTGTTGATCGGCTACGGCCACCAACCGTTTTTTGTCGAAGGCGACGATCCGGCGACCATGCATCGACTGATGGCCTCCACCTTAGATGAAATCGTGGCGACCATCGGGCGTATTCAACAGGAGGCTCGCACGAAGGGATTTACGACCCGCCCACGCTGGCCGATGATCGTGTTGCGGTCGCCGAAGGGCTGGACCGGTCCCAAAGTAGTGGACGGCAAGCAGACGGAGGGGAGCTTCCGCTCTCATCAAGTGCCGATGGGCGACATGGCCAAGCCTGGGCATGTCGAGCAGCTGGAAGCGTGGTTGAAGAGTTACAAGCCGGAGGAACTATTCGACGCCTCGGGCAAGCTGGTGCCGGAACTGGCCTCGCTCGCGCCGACCGGGGAGCGGCGCATGGGCGCGATTGCTTGCGCGAACGGCGGCAGCATTCTGCGGGATCTCCACTTGCCCGACTTTCGGCAATATGCGGTGCCGGTGGGGAAGCCCGGCGCGGACGAGGCCGAAGCGACCAGGGTGCAGGGGCTGTTTCTGCGCGATGTGCTGAAGCAGAATGCTCACAACTTCCGGATCTTCGGACCGGATGAGACGGCCTCGAACCGATGGGGCGCCGTGTTCGAGGTGTCCGACCGTTGCTCGATGGAGCAGATTCTCCAGAGCGACGAACATGTGGCGCATGACGGGCGCGTGATGGAGATCCTGAGTGAGCACCTGTGCCAGGGCTGGCTCGAAGGGTATCTGCTGACCGGCCGCCACGGGTTCATGAACTGTTACGAAGCGTTTATCCATATCGTCGATTCCATGTTCAATCAACATGCGAAGTGGTTGAAGACCTCGCTCGCGATTCCCTGGCGTCGGCCGATCGCCTCGCTCAACTATCTGCTCACGTCGCATGTGTGGCGGCAGGACCACAATGGATTTAGCCATCAGGATCCGGGCTTCATCGACCATGTGGTGAATAAGAAGGCCGAGGTCATTCGTGTCTACCTGCCGCCGGATGCGAATACGCTGCTCTCGATCACCGATCGGTGCCTACGAAGTCGCGATTGCGTCAATGTGGTGGTGGCGGGTAAACAGCCGGCGCCGCAGTGGCTGGATATGGAGTCCGCCATTCTGCACTGCACCGCCGGTATCGGCATTTGGGAATGGGCGAGTAACGATCGGGGGAGTGATCCCGATGTGGTGATGGCCTGTTGCGGGGATGTGCCGACCATGGAAACCTTGGCGGCGGTGGAGATTCTGCGCATCGCCCAGCCCAACCTCAAGGTGCGAGTCGTGAATGTGGTCGATCTGATGAAGCTGCAGCCGGCCAGCGAACATCCCCATGGGTTGTCGGATAAGGAATTCGATGCCCTGTTTACGACCGACAAGCCGATCATCTTTGCGTTCCACGGCTATCCCTGGTTGATCCATCGGCTGACCTACCGGCGGACGAATCATCACAATCTGCATGTTCGTGGTTACAAGGAAGAGGGCACGACGACCACGCCGTTCGACATGGTGGTCCTGAACGATCTCGACCGGTTCCATCTCGTGTCCGATGTGGTGGATCGTGTGCCGCAACTCGGTGCCCGCGCTGCCTATCTCAAGCAGGAAATGCGCGACAAGCGCATGCAGCACAAGCAGTATATCGAGCTGCACGGGGCCGACATGCCCGAGATCAGAAACTGGAAATGGAGCGGAAAGCGCTGA
- a CDS encoding acetate/propionate family kinase has product MPKADRDASALLTVNAGSSSVKWALFRVATPPIRTETGHIERIGLPDGIVTVTDPATGRQARRVAQVPSHTEAARLLIEHLTESGKGAGIQAIGHRVVHGGNRYADPNVVSGEMLEELRRLSPYDPEHLPAELALIEALAGRYPQAPQVACFDTGFHQHLPPVARLMAIPRRYEKQGVRRYGFHGLSYAYLMEELERVAGREAARGRVILAHLGNGASMAAVRDSVSIDTTMGFTPTSGLPMSTRSGDLDPGLVSYLARTEGLTADQFHHMVNAQSGLLGISELSPDLRDLLAQEGRDARAADAVALLCYQGKKYLGAYAAALGGLDQLVFSGGIGEHAAVVRARMCEGLEFLGIHLDRARNDTNAPIISSGQSRVTVRVIRTDEESQIARSLCRLLALHANQ; this is encoded by the coding sequence ATGCCCAAAGCCGATCGCGATGCCTCTGCGTTGCTCACCGTCAACGCCGGATCTTCCAGCGTGAAATGGGCGCTGTTTCGAGTGGCCACACCGCCGATCCGGACTGAAACGGGCCACATCGAGCGGATCGGGTTGCCGGACGGGATCGTGACTGTGACGGACCCCGCCACTGGTCGGCAAGCGCGTCGCGTCGCGCAGGTGCCGAGTCATACGGAGGCCGCACGGCTGTTGATTGAACATCTCACGGAGAGCGGCAAGGGCGCGGGGATCCAGGCCATCGGTCACCGGGTGGTCCACGGGGGAAATCGCTATGCCGATCCCAATGTGGTGTCGGGGGAGATGCTCGAAGAGTTACGGCGGCTGAGTCCCTACGATCCGGAGCATCTCCCGGCGGAACTCGCGTTGATTGAGGCGTTGGCCGGTCGGTATCCGCAGGCGCCCCAGGTGGCCTGCTTCGACACGGGGTTCCATCAACATCTGCCGCCGGTTGCGCGATTGATGGCGATCCCGCGCCGGTATGAGAAGCAGGGAGTGAGGCGATACGGATTCCACGGCCTGTCCTACGCCTATCTCATGGAGGAACTGGAACGGGTGGCCGGCCGGGAAGCCGCTCGCGGCCGGGTGATCCTCGCTCATCTGGGCAATGGCGCCAGCATGGCCGCCGTGCGGGATAGCGTCAGTATCGACACCACCATGGGTTTCACGCCGACCTCCGGTCTCCCGATGAGCACAAGATCCGGTGATCTCGACCCGGGCCTCGTGTCCTATTTGGCCAGGACTGAAGGTCTGACGGCGGACCAATTCCACCATATGGTGAATGCCCAGTCTGGGCTATTGGGGATCTCGGAATTGAGCCCTGATCTCCGCGATCTTCTTGCGCAGGAAGGCCGCGATGCGCGTGCGGCTGACGCGGTGGCCCTGTTGTGTTATCAGGGGAAAAAGTATCTCGGGGCCTATGCCGCGGCGTTGGGCGGTTTGGATCAACTCGTCTTCAGCGGCGGCATCGGCGAACATGCGGCCGTCGTACGGGCGCGGATGTGCGAGGGCCTAGAGTTTCTCGGTATCCATCTGGATCGGGCACGCAACGACACGAATGCCCCGATTATTTCGAGCGGCCAAAGCCGCGTGACGGTGCGCGTGATCCGGACCGATGAAGAGAGTCAGATTGCCCGCTCACTCTGCCGGCTGTTGGCGCTGCACGCCAACCAGTGA